In Providencia zhijiangensis, a single window of DNA contains:
- a CDS encoding MBL fold metallo-hydrolase, producing MMNIRVFEVGYCTHPGCVALKGASMKACKFPARAWLIEGHDQRWLFDTGYADHFYDHTREGIIRLYRAVTPVYFDTKDALVSQLKADGITPADITGVIISHFHGDHIAGLRDFPSVPLICSGEGWQKTRNLTGFSALRKAFVRGLIPEDFEERARFYEGFERIELPEALAELGFGYAINPEKTLIAVPLPGHAAGHTGLCVATDDGWILLAGDAAWSPTNYRELRGPMAVANLIMDDSQAYYDTLNKLHQIDKRQIPIQLCHEGEL from the coding sequence ATGATGAACATTCGGGTATTTGAAGTGGGATATTGCACCCATCCCGGCTGTGTTGCCCTTAAAGGTGCCAGTATGAAAGCGTGTAAATTCCCCGCGCGGGCATGGCTGATTGAGGGGCATGACCAGCGCTGGCTGTTTGATACGGGGTATGCCGACCACTTTTATGACCATACCCGTGAAGGGATCATTCGGCTGTATCGAGCGGTTACGCCGGTTTATTTTGATACCAAAGATGCTCTCGTTTCTCAGCTTAAGGCGGATGGCATCACGCCTGCTGATATTACTGGGGTGATTATTTCCCATTTCCATGGTGACCATATTGCGGGGCTACGGGATTTCCCCTCTGTGCCGTTAATCTGTTCGGGGGAAGGGTGGCAAAAAACGCGCAATCTAACTGGGTTTTCCGCATTACGTAAAGCTTTTGTACGTGGGTTAATCCCTGAAGATTTCGAAGAAAGAGCACGGTTTTATGAAGGCTTTGAGCGTATTGAGCTGCCTGAAGCCTTAGCCGAATTAGGATTTGGCTACGCAATAAACCCAGAAAAAACTTTAATTGCCGTGCCATTACCAGGTCATGCCGCGGGGCATACTGGGTTATGTGTCGCGACGGATGACGGCTGGATCTTGCTGGCGGGGGATGCGGCGTGGTCACCAACGAATTACCGAGAATTACGCGGACCAATGGCGGTAGCGAATTTGATTATGGATGACAGCCAAGCCTATTACGATACGCTCAATAAATTGCATCAGATTGATAAACGCCAGATACCGATCCAACTGTGCCATGAAGGTGAGCTGTGA
- a CDS encoding NAD-dependent epimerase/dehydratase family protein, which translates to MKILVTGATSGLGRNAVEILLREGHQVVACGRDLAIGQILADSGAAFIPVELATLTPENARKLMLGCQAIWHCAALSAPWGERETFEAINWQATTTLAQTAAEQGIERFVHISTPAIYFNFTHQHNIFESTNNTQFANDYARTKFLAEQEITKIVPNYPSTTFVILRPRGLFGAHDRVLLPRLMAQVRARHGKLVLPAGGKNAFDLTYVENVVDAMMLATQKPLKSGSVYNITNQDPQPLATTLKMLFEQTGTECQIKSAPYSLLYGVAFCLEKLAIMQRKEPLLTRYSLGAAYFTMILNNQRAQQELGYIPRYSMAEGIARTAKWLNENQEGKP; encoded by the coding sequence ATGAAAATCTTAGTTACCGGCGCGACCAGCGGGCTTGGGCGCAATGCGGTCGAAATACTGCTACGTGAAGGGCATCAGGTGGTGGCTTGTGGGCGTGATTTGGCGATTGGTCAGATATTAGCTGATTCTGGCGCGGCATTTATTCCCGTAGAGCTGGCAACCTTAACACCGGAAAACGCACGGAAATTGATGTTGGGGTGTCAGGCCATTTGGCACTGCGCTGCACTGTCGGCGCCATGGGGTGAGCGTGAAACATTTGAAGCTATTAATTGGCAAGCCACCACAACCTTGGCGCAGACTGCGGCAGAGCAAGGTATCGAGCGGTTTGTGCATATCTCCACCCCTGCAATCTATTTCAATTTTACTCATCAGCACAATATTTTCGAATCAACGAATAACACGCAATTTGCCAATGATTATGCGCGAACGAAGTTCCTTGCCGAGCAAGAGATTACCAAGATAGTGCCGAATTATCCCTCAACTACGTTTGTGATTTTGCGCCCTCGTGGATTATTTGGTGCGCATGACCGGGTTTTATTGCCGCGTTTGATGGCGCAAGTTCGTGCCCGTCATGGCAAATTGGTGCTGCCGGCAGGGGGCAAAAATGCCTTCGATTTGACCTACGTTGAAAATGTGGTGGATGCCATGATGTTGGCAACCCAAAAACCGTTAAAAAGCGGGTCGGTATACAATATTACCAACCAAGACCCTCAGCCGTTGGCCACGACATTAAAAATGCTATTTGAGCAAACAGGTACTGAGTGCCAGATTAAATCAGCCCCTTATTCGCTATTATACGGTGTGGCATTTTGCTTAGAAAAATTGGCGATTATGCAGCGAAAAGAGCCGTTATTAACCCGTTATAGCCTTGGCGCTGCTTATTTCACGATGATTTTAAACAATCAACGCGCTCAGCAGGAACTCGGTTACATCCCACGCTATTCCATGGCGGAGGGCATCGCACGCACCGCAAAATGGCTTAATGAAAACCAAGAGGGCAAACCATGA
- a CDS encoding 3-oxoacyl-[acyl-carrier-protein] synthase III C-terminal domain-containing protein, which translates to MLNPNTFVPLKIIASGIALPTHKILSMDLDKQLNKPNGYVEKRSGIRWRYHASNTDSQAELAAAAIHDALTRHHIDPASVDALICASAIPVQALPCSAAHILASSALHSGIACFDVNASCVSYLSALQIAGGLLATHQYRRIAIVSADIASRGIDWEHEESSLIFGDGAACTLVERGDGHSGILAFRLETYPEGLDLCEIRAGGTRRNPRSGMEPSDFLFHMKGKPLFKMASAMVEDFMERILSQAGVTLAQIDTVVPHQASHLSLEHMRKRLSVTAEQLVDIYATHGNQVAASIPSALHEAIITDRFYGKSRVMLVGTAAGLALSALVLVP; encoded by the coding sequence ATGCTTAACCCCAACACGTTTGTGCCACTGAAAATTATTGCTTCTGGCATCGCACTACCCACACATAAAATATTGTCGATGGATTTGGATAAGCAGCTGAATAAGCCGAACGGTTACGTTGAAAAGCGCTCTGGGATCCGCTGGCGCTACCATGCATCCAATACCGATAGCCAAGCTGAATTAGCCGCCGCCGCAATTCACGACGCATTAACTCGCCACCATATTGATCCTGCTTCAGTGGATGCCTTGATTTGTGCATCGGCTATTCCCGTTCAAGCCCTACCTTGTAGCGCAGCTCATATTCTTGCAAGTTCAGCGCTTCACTCGGGAATTGCTTGCTTTGATGTGAATGCGAGTTGTGTGAGTTATTTATCGGCGTTGCAAATTGCGGGTGGGCTACTCGCTACCCATCAATATCGCCGAATTGCGATTGTCTCTGCGGATATTGCTTCTCGTGGGATTGATTGGGAACATGAAGAATCTTCGCTGATCTTTGGTGATGGCGCAGCTTGTACACTTGTTGAGCGCGGTGATGGGCATAGCGGCATTTTGGCATTTCGTTTGGAAACCTATCCTGAAGGGCTGGATCTTTGTGAGATCAGGGCGGGTGGTACTCGCCGTAATCCGCGCTCAGGTATGGAGCCGAGCGATTTCTTATTCCACATGAAAGGCAAACCGCTATTCAAGATGGCATCCGCCATGGTTGAGGATTTTATGGAGAGAATACTGTCTCAAGCGGGAGTGACCTTAGCGCAGATTGATACGGTAGTTCCCCATCAAGCGAGTCACTTATCCTTGGAACATATGCGCAAGCGCCTTAGTGTCACCGCCGAACAGTTAGTCGATATCTATGCCACACATGGCAACCAAGTGGCGGCATCAATTCCTTCCGCGCTACATGAAGCCATTATCACCGACCGTTTTTATGGCAAATCTCGCGTAATGCTGGTAGGAACCGCAGCCGGTTTGGCTTTATCTGCCCTGGTTTTAGTCCCATGA
- a CDS encoding glycerate kinase, translating into MKIIIAPDSFKESMSAELAAQSVIKGFQRVFPDAEYISLPVADGGEGTVDALIAAQHGEKIPVTVADPLGLPVMAYYGLLAESKTAVIEMAQASGLMLVPIAKRNPMLTNSYGTGELIANALAQGVERIILGIGGSATVDGGVGMLQALGVRFYDENHQLLGSTGNILSQIAHIDIQQLDPRLSQCKIDIACDVSNPLVGEHGSAAVFGPQKGATPEMVAELDNGLNQFAALLQQLTGTDYRYLAGGGAAGGIAVAAAALLGGELKSGIEIVMDALAFEQHLPDADLVIIGEGSMDGQTAGGKAPLGIARLAAKHQVPVIALSGVLGDGVKGLHQEGVTAVFSILPRLSSLSEALKQGAENLENTACNVARVLNMGRHL; encoded by the coding sequence ATGAAAATTATCATTGCACCTGATTCTTTTAAAGAGAGCATGAGCGCCGAGCTTGCAGCTCAATCAGTGATAAAAGGTTTTCAACGCGTGTTTCCTGACGCGGAATATATTTCGCTGCCAGTGGCTGATGGCGGAGAAGGAACGGTGGATGCGCTGATTGCGGCGCAGCACGGCGAAAAAATACCAGTTACCGTGGCAGATCCTTTGGGGCTCCCTGTCATGGCTTATTATGGGCTATTAGCTGAAAGTAAGACGGCGGTGATTGAAATGGCGCAAGCCAGTGGGTTGATGTTAGTGCCTATAGCCAAGCGAAACCCGATGCTGACGAACAGTTATGGTACGGGAGAGCTGATAGCCAATGCGCTTGCTCAAGGGGTTGAGCGGATTATTCTAGGGATTGGCGGCAGCGCCACAGTGGATGGTGGTGTCGGCATGTTACAGGCGCTGGGTGTGCGATTTTATGATGAAAATCATCAATTACTGGGGAGCACGGGGAATATCCTTTCGCAAATAGCGCATATTGACATTCAGCAGCTTGATCCGCGTTTATCTCAGTGCAAAATCGACATTGCTTGTGATGTGAGTAACCCCTTGGTTGGGGAACACGGCTCTGCGGCAGTTTTTGGTCCACAAAAAGGCGCAACGCCAGAAATGGTGGCAGAGTTAGACAATGGGTTAAATCAGTTTGCGGCGCTTCTTCAGCAGTTAACGGGGACTGACTATCGTTATCTTGCAGGTGGCGGCGCAGCAGGGGGGATCGCCGTTGCAGCGGCTGCGCTACTCGGCGGTGAGCTTAAATCCGGTATTGAGATTGTGATGGACGCTTTAGCGTTTGAGCAACATTTACCAGATGCCGATTTGGTGATCATCGGGGAAGGTAGTATGGATGGGCAGACCGCTGGCGGAAAAGCGCCTCTTGGTATTGCGAGACTCGCGGCAAAACATCAGGTTCCGGTTATTGCATTAAGTGGTGTGTTAGGGGATGGTGTGAAAGGTCTGCACCAAGAAGGTGTCACGGCGGTATTTAGCATTCTGCCAAGATTGTCTTCGCTTAGTGAGGCGCTCAAGCAGGGGGCTGAAAACTTAGAAAATACAGCGTGCAATGTGGCTCGAGTATTGAATATGGGGCGCCATCTTTGA
- a CDS encoding helix-turn-helix domain-containing protein, translated as MLANQQFDNHEVSTYIGSFLKRRRKVVGLTGAELASRLSISQQQISRYERGVNAITIQNLLGILHALELKKHDIDEFLQNIFNFYHIDIDMENKLFN; from the coding sequence ATGCTAGCTAATCAACAATTCGATAACCATGAAGTATCCACTTACATTGGTTCATTTCTTAAACGACGACGTAAAGTTGTTGGGCTCACCGGTGCTGAACTCGCTTCTCGTTTAAGCATCAGCCAACAACAGATTTCTCGCTATGAGCGAGGTGTCAATGCGATTACTATTCAAAATCTTTTGGGAATTTTGCATGCTTTAGAATTAAAAAAGCACGATATTGATGAGTTCCTACAAAATATTTTCAATTTTTATCATATCGATATTGATATGGAGAATAAGTTGTTTAACTAG
- the dicD gene encoding division control transcriptional repressor DicD — translation MQRDTILSHALNQLEKQGLSASTESLLTEIESDFTTLRQFWPDDEALVYDSLRYHGQQIEVWQRQTLLDERLSPQSKLMARYQQLAEKVREGRFPGCLFISACNYYPDPEHPIHQLSRLQKSNSFSFTKQLLDELDIEDAELVANQMELVLEGCLNRLLVNRDIRDVEIAQQLSEDILTIALCRKKGALS, via the coding sequence ATCCAGCGCGACACTATTTTGAGCCATGCGTTAAACCAGTTAGAGAAACAGGGGTTATCCGCCTCGACAGAGAGTTTACTCACTGAAATTGAGTCCGATTTTACGACCTTACGCCAATTTTGGCCTGATGATGAAGCCCTCGTTTATGATTCTCTACGCTATCACGGGCAGCAAATTGAAGTGTGGCAGCGTCAAACCTTATTAGATGAGCGACTCAGCCCACAATCAAAACTCATGGCTCGTTATCAACAATTGGCAGAGAAAGTCCGTGAAGGGCGTTTTCCTGGCTGCCTGTTTATTTCCGCCTGCAACTATTATCCAGACCCAGAGCACCCTATCCATCAATTAAGCCGACTGCAAAAATCCAACTCATTCAGCTTTACTAAGCAGCTGCTCGATGAGCTAGATATTGAAGATGCAGAACTCGTCGCCAATCAGATGGAGTTGGTCTTAGAAGGCTGCTTAAATCGCTTGTTGGTTAATCGTGATATCCGTGATGTGGAAATTGCTCAACAGCTTTCTGAAGATATTTTGACTATCGCTCTGTGCCGTAAAAAAGGCGCATTAAGTTAA
- a CDS encoding aminoimidazole riboside kinase, with protein MTDKVWVLGDAVVDLIPEREGCLLQMPGGAPANVAAGVARLDGQSGFIGRVGDDPFGRFMCRTLEQEKVNTDYMKLDPQHRTSTVVVELDEEGERTFTFMVRPAADLFLEVEDLPVFQKNEWLHACSIALSAEPSRSTTFYAMEKICSVGGRVSFDPNIRTDLWQDENLLRECLHKALTFASVVKLSEEELFFLSGKTDIQQGIAQLSAQYSFDLLLVTLGKNGVMVCWQGDILHYSARPVVVVDTTGAGDAFVAGLLAGLAVYGLPRDEDTLGVIIGQAQICGALATTAKGAMTALPYRQDLLKSL; from the coding sequence ATGACCGATAAAGTGTGGGTTCTCGGTGATGCTGTTGTTGATTTGATCCCCGAAAGAGAAGGCTGCTTACTTCAGATGCCGGGTGGTGCGCCTGCGAATGTGGCGGCTGGGGTTGCTCGCCTTGATGGACAAAGTGGGTTTATTGGTCGTGTTGGGGATGATCCTTTTGGCCGCTTTATGTGCCGCACGTTAGAGCAAGAGAAAGTGAACACCGACTATATGAAGCTGGACCCGCAACATCGTACATCAACGGTGGTGGTTGAACTGGATGAAGAGGGAGAACGAACCTTTACGTTTATGGTTCGTCCCGCAGCAGATCTTTTTTTAGAAGTTGAGGACTTACCCGTATTTCAGAAAAATGAATGGCTACACGCTTGCTCTATCGCGCTGAGTGCGGAACCGAGCCGCAGTACCACATTTTATGCCATGGAAAAAATCTGTAGTGTCGGTGGACGCGTCAGTTTTGATCCTAATATCCGAACGGATCTTTGGCAGGATGAAAATCTACTACGTGAATGTTTACATAAAGCGCTAACTTTCGCTTCGGTAGTGAAGTTATCTGAGGAGGAGTTATTTTTCCTAAGTGGCAAAACCGATATTCAGCAAGGTATTGCACAGCTTTCAGCACAGTATTCTTTTGATTTGCTGCTGGTCACTCTAGGTAAAAATGGGGTGATGGTGTGTTGGCAGGGAGATATCCTACATTATTCTGCTAGACCGGTAGTGGTGGTTGATACGACAGGTGCGGGAGATGCTTTTGTCGCAGGTTTACTGGCAGGGCTGGCGGTGTATGGTCTGCCGCGTGATGAAGACACGCTGGGTGTGATTATTGGGCAAGCTCAAATTTGCGGTGCATTAGCCACCACGGCGAAAGGTGCAATGACCGCATTGCCATATCGTCAAGACTTACTCAAAAGCTTGTAG